The following are encoded together in the Zingiber officinale cultivar Zhangliang chromosome 8A, Zo_v1.1, whole genome shotgun sequence genome:
- the LOC122009459 gene encoding protein FAF-like, chloroplastic translates to MTVAVMQTPVCRSEKYLRPAVQRIDAGEDERRSAQVGAWSEICKAADGAVLAPYVHPLVRRSSSSMSLESLQICTESLGSESGSDGFSDHEFGRVEVEGGEERKGIEFVEEKVEETEEHWLMRRRRTELTAVNYQCSSVSRRSPPRSFPPPLTSISRRDGPCLSMRSHRRDGRLVVEAVPVPSRNYLHADREGGRLLLSIVGTTARRGERNEEKKAAEAAKSDAEVGSEGEEEAMVEEEEEEEEEEEEEEVEVVDRGTVVEFKVSTQPQQQSTGKKVLRLRSSLVINKFVSGTPDETCTDPIPHQSRLRRPTTVTSAAAAVVASTISASIELETRVRPAPGDAPPVSPLLFTSKRWNREAMLHSMRRCRQLQRPLFFWEPCFIAASS, encoded by the coding sequence ATGACGGTGGCTGTGATGCAAACACCTGTGTGCCGATCGGAGAAGTACCTGCGGCCGGCGGTACAGCGCATTGACGCCGGAGAAGATGAACGGAGGTCGGCGCAAGTGGGTGCTTGGAGCGAAATTTGTAAGGCGGCTGATGGGGCGGTGCTGGCGCCTTATGTTCACCCTCTGGTGAGGCGATCGTCGAGCTCGATGAGCTTGGAGAGCCTTCAGATATGCACGGAGAGCCTCGGGTCGGAGAGCGGCTCCGACGGATTCTCTGACCATGAGTTTGGAAGGGTGGAGGTGGAgggaggagaagagaggaagggaATTGAGTTCGTGGAAGAGAAGGTGGAGGAAACAGAGGAGCACTGGTTGATGCGCCGCCGGAGGACAGAGCTCACGGCGGTGAACTACCAATGCTCCTCCGTCAGCCGGAGGTCGCCGCCGAGGTCGTTCCCGCCGCCTCTGACCTCCATCTCCCGTCGCGACGGGCCGTGCCTCAGCATGAGGAGCCACCGCCGCGACGGACGCCTCGTGGTCGAGGCCGTGCCCGTGCCGTCGCGGAACTATCTCCACGCCGACCGCGAGGGCGGTCGCCTCCTTCTCTCCATCGTCGGCACCACCGCGAGACGCGGCGAGCGAAATGAAGAAAAGAAAGCGGCGGAGGCTGCTAAATCCGACGCAGAAGTTGGATCAGAGGGTGAGGAGGAGGCGAtggtggaagaagaagaggaggaggaggaagaagaagaagaagaggaagtggaggTGGTCGACCGCGGAACCGTGGTGGAGTTCAAAGTGAGCACACAACCGCAGCAACAGAGCACCGGCAAGAAGGTCCTCCGCCTCCGCTCCTCGCTCGTCATCAACAAGTTCGTCAGCGGCACACCTGACGAGACCTGTACCGATCCCATCCCACATCAAAGCAGGCTCCGTCGTCCGACGACTGTCACCTCAGCAGCAGCCGCGGTGGTCGCCTCCACTATCAGCGCCTCCATCGAGCTGGAAACCAGGGTGAGGCCAGCGCCGGGCGACGCGCCGCCCGTAAGCCCGCTGCTCTTCACGTCAAAGCGGTGGAACCGTGAGGCGATGCTGCACAGCATGCGGCGGTGCAGGCAGCTCCAGCGGCCGCTCTTCTTCTGGGAGCCCTGTTTCATCGCCGCCTCCTCTTGA